The following proteins come from a genomic window of Erpetoichthys calabaricus chromosome 18, fErpCal1.3, whole genome shotgun sequence:
- the isg15 gene encoding ubiquitin-like protein ISG15, whose translation MELTVKFLNGKTYSLDVNPSITVKQLKQKIEIQSSHPAQHMMLAIQNGPTNNLEKEDWSLDQYGLKPGTIVTVFNTEPKPMQVFLKNDKSQTKTYEIQPGETVTQFKQKVYRGEKVSTDQMILIYEGKQLEDGRKMDDYNIQTNKTIYLNLRLRGG comes from the coding sequence ATGGAGCTGACAGTAAAATTCCTCAATGGGAAAACATATTCCTTGGATGTGAATCCCTCCATTACTGTGAAGCAGCTAAAGCAGAAAATAGAGATCCAATCTAGTCATCCAGCACAACATATGATGCTAGCAATTCAGAATGGACCGACAAATAATTTGGAAAAAGAGGACTGGAGTCTTGATCAATATGGGTTGAAACCTGGGACTATTGTGACAGTGTTCAACACTGAACCAAAGCCCATGCAGGTGTTTCTGAAGAATGACAAAAGTCAAACGAAAACCTATGAGATACAACCAGGTGAAACTGTCACACAGTTCAAACAAAAAGTCTATCGGGGTGAAAAGGTTTCTACTGACCAGATGATACTTATATATGAAGGAAAGCAGCTGGAGGATGGCAGAAAAATGGATGACTATAACATTCAAACTAATAAGACCATTTATCTCAATCTACGCCTCCGCGGAGGCTAA